Proteins co-encoded in one Planctomycetota bacterium genomic window:
- a CDS encoding signal recognition particle protein, whose amino-acid sequence MFESLSASLSAALTSLRGRGRLTDANMREGLEAVRTALLEADVAYDVADGFLDRVAAGAAGARVLESLDPTQQLVGIVHHELVGLMGPVDHTIPFVPGRPTVLMLCGLQGSGKTTSCAKLAKRIKEQGRGVLLVAADLQRPAAIEQLAVLGRQLELPVHVPEGSGADPVAVCSAGVARAKREGHSVVILDTAGRLAIDEALMAELSRIDRTVGPDQVYLVVDAMTGQDAVRSAKAFNEALELDAVIMTKLDGDARGGAALSVKSVTGVPIKFIGTGEQIDALEPFHAERMAGRILGMGDVVSLVEEAQRKFDQEEMRRQEERLREGEFTLEDFKKMLQQTRRLGPLGRVLGMIPGMGGMQEMLAGTDIEGDMRRLFGIIDSMTPAERRQPSRLIDQARRRRIAAGAGVEPAEVSDLVKQFDGMAAMMKGMAGLGMADRVRQMQRLQGELANPAARLARPKGDTGKRLTAEERRRQKKQREKDARRRKRGS is encoded by the coding sequence ATGTTCGAATCGCTATCCGCCTCGCTGTCGGCGGCCCTGACGAGCCTCCGCGGCCGCGGTCGGCTCACCGACGCCAACATGCGCGAGGGCCTCGAGGCCGTGCGCACGGCGCTGCTCGAGGCCGACGTCGCCTACGACGTCGCCGACGGGTTCCTCGACCGTGTCGCCGCCGGGGCCGCCGGGGCCAGGGTGCTCGAGTCGCTCGACCCGACGCAGCAGCTCGTCGGCATCGTCCACCACGAGCTTGTCGGCCTGATGGGGCCGGTGGACCATACGATCCCGTTCGTCCCCGGCCGGCCGACGGTGCTGATGCTCTGCGGGCTGCAGGGCTCCGGAAAGACGACGTCCTGCGCCAAACTCGCCAAGCGGATCAAGGAACAGGGGCGCGGCGTGCTCCTCGTCGCCGCCGACCTCCAGCGCCCCGCGGCGATCGAGCAGCTCGCCGTCCTCGGCCGCCAGCTCGAGCTGCCGGTCCATGTCCCCGAGGGGAGCGGTGCCGATCCGGTCGCCGTCTGCTCGGCCGGTGTCGCCCGTGCCAAGCGCGAGGGGCACTCCGTCGTGATCCTCGACACCGCCGGGCGCCTCGCGATCGACGAGGCGTTGATGGCCGAGCTGTCGCGGATCGACCGCACGGTCGGTCCCGACCAGGTGTATCTCGTCGTCGACGCGATGACCGGCCAGGACGCCGTGCGCAGCGCCAAGGCGTTCAACGAGGCGCTCGAGCTCGACGCGGTCATCATGACCAAGCTCGACGGCGACGCCCGCGGCGGCGCCGCCCTGTCGGTGAAGAGCGTCACCGGCGTGCCGATCAAGTTCATCGGCACCGGCGAGCAGATCGACGCCCTCGAGCCGTTCCACGCCGAGCGCATGGCCGGCCGGATCCTCGGCATGGGCGACGTCGTGTCGCTCGTCGAGGAGGCGCAGCGGAAGTTCGACCAGGAGGAGATGCGCCGCCAGGAGGAGCGGCTCCGCGAGGGGGAGTTCACCCTCGAGGACTTCAAGAAGATGCTCCAGCAGACGCGCCGTCTCGGGCCGCTGGGGCGGGTGCTGGGGATGATCCCGGGGATGGGCGGGATGCAGGAGATGCTCGCCGGCACCGACATCGAGGGGGACATGCGCCGGCTGTTCGGGATCATCGACTCGATGACCCCGGCCGAGCGTCGCCAGCCGTCGCGGCTCATCGACCAGGCCCGGCGCCGGCGGATCGCCGCCGGGGCGGGCGTCGAGCCGGCCGAGGTCAGCGACCTGGTCAAACAGTTCGACGGCATGGCGGCGATGATGAAGGGGATGGCCGGCCTGGGGATGGCCGACCGTGTCCGGCAGATGCAGCGACTCCAGGGGGAGCTCGCCAACCCCGCCGCGCGGCTCGCCCGCCCCAAGGGAGACACCGGCAAGCGGC